A section of the Oceanibaculum nanhaiense genome encodes:
- a CDS encoding recombinase family protein: MPLPTSWSCVALHPFGHEVLAGRDLPPPNKHLEGVLHECVKRHLPSPHQGEKLVILYERCSRGRKLDEKSGVHAKMAPSFKKMKERGMRPVIVIAENGSGMADRKERKREGLATLVEIAKATGLTVVVWEYDRLTRNPESIGWLLSHHIRYRSLTESGSVDSVLVVASMKARKEGLHLREMGRKGQEALVASGKDHIRLGNLEKGRGKGHETRADRQRQDALDCGPDMERAIRALLDETPIGKAISLGRIAEWLNNHGHKTGTGGRYSTEQLRRYMKHLPRLKALRSRELVEEPVTSTRKRSADSSVAAPAGSSAAARRYASPDPKSSRTPTRRRKRPKLISLDAGLDCWRVPQSHYLGGNESADDVRASAIEVNPSFESGSAPASTERLSPSSTSADISGAKDAPEKPVPASAPRASSSKVLDVIRRARESEWELCEYPSGTWSPGPGSYRRKRPTPASKKAL, from the coding sequence ATGCCCCTTCCAACCAGTTGGTCCTGCGTGGCGCTACACCCATTCGGCCACGAAGTCCTCGCCGGGCGCGATCTGCCGCCACCAAACAAGCACCTGGAGGGGGTGCTCCACGAGTGTGTCAAAAGACACCTACCTTCCCCCCACCAAGGAGAGAAGCTCGTAATACTTTACGAGCGATGCTCAAGAGGAAGAAAGCTGGATGAGAAAAGCGGCGTTCACGCAAAGATGGCTCCCTCGTTCAAGAAAATGAAAGAAAGAGGGATGCGTCCCGTTATCGTGATCGCTGAGAACGGAAGCGGGATGGCGGACAGAAAAGAACGCAAACGCGAAGGGTTGGCTACCTTGGTCGAGATCGCGAAAGCCACGGGGCTGACTGTGGTCGTCTGGGAATATGACCGTCTGACGCGAAACCCTGAAAGTATTGGCTGGCTGCTTAGTCACCATATACGTTACCGCAGCCTTACAGAATCCGGCAGTGTGGATAGCGTCTTGGTCGTCGCCTCCATGAAGGCCCGTAAAGAAGGTCTTCATTTGCGCGAAATGGGACGAAAAGGCCAGGAAGCGCTAGTCGCTAGTGGCAAGGACCATATCCGCTTGGGCAACTTGGAGAAGGGTCGGGGAAAGGGCCACGAAACCCGTGCAGATCGTCAACGCCAAGACGCTCTCGATTGCGGCCCGGACATGGAACGCGCCATTCGCGCCCTCCTCGACGAAACGCCAATAGGGAAGGCCATCTCCCTTGGCCGGATTGCAGAATGGCTGAACAATCATGGCCACAAGACCGGCACTGGTGGCCGATATAGCACCGAGCAGCTTCGGCGCTACATGAAGCACCTGCCTCGCCTGAAAGCCTTGCGTTCTCGGGAGCTGGTGGAGGAGCCCGTTACATCGACGCGGAAACGCAGCGCTGATTCTTCGGTTGCTGCTCCTGCCGGGTCGTCAGCGGCGGCTCGCAGGTACGCCTCTCCCGATCCCAAATCTTCGCGGACGCCGACCCGGCGCCGGAAGCGGCCCAAGCTCATCTCCCTCGATGCGGGTCTGGATTGCTGGCGCGTGCCCCAATCCCATTATCTTGGCGGCAACGAATCCGCTGATGACGTTCGGGCATCGGCGATAGAGGTCAATCCCAGCTTTGAATCTGGTTCAGCGCCTGCTAGCACGGAGCGGTTATCCCCCTCCTCCACCTCTGCCGATATTTCCGGCGCGAAGGATGCGCCGGAGAAACCGGTGCCCGCTTCAGCTCCCCGCGCATCTTCATCAAAGGTCCTAGATGTGATCCGGCGCGCCCGTGAATCCGAATGGGAGCTTTGCGAATATCCCTCCGGCACCTGGTCGCCTGGCCCCGGCAGCTATCGTCGGAAGCGGCCGACTCCGGCAAGCAAAAAAGCTCTATAG
- a CDS encoding ImuA family protein codes for MPDAAADLSALRRRLRALERGGAVTERPAVKLGDPALDAALPWGGLARGGVHQLEGLAGEASVSGFAAGLAARYAGPGGRVLWLRLRRDRQEAGLPYGPGLARYGIAPDRLILAEADSAAALLWALEEALRCGALSVALAEGVAPDLTASRRLQLAAEASGVTALLVSHGAALVRSAALTRWRVAAAPSPAGVHRPRWQVELLRCRGGKPGSWMLEWENAALGFTVVPALAGRALAQAV; via the coding sequence ATGCCTGACGCTGCTGCCGACCTGTCCGCCCTGCGTCGGCGCCTCCGGGCGCTGGAGCGGGGTGGTGCCGTCACAGAACGGCCGGCGGTGAAGCTGGGCGATCCGGCGCTGGATGCGGCACTGCCCTGGGGCGGGTTGGCGCGCGGCGGCGTGCACCAGCTGGAGGGGCTCGCCGGCGAGGCTTCGGTGTCGGGCTTCGCCGCCGGGCTGGCCGCGCGCTATGCGGGACCGGGGGGCCGGGTGCTCTGGCTACGGCTGCGCCGCGACCGGCAGGAGGCGGGCCTGCCCTATGGGCCGGGGCTCGCGCGCTACGGGATTGCCCCTGATCGGCTGATCCTGGCAGAGGCCGATTCGGCGGCGGCGCTGCTCTGGGCGCTGGAGGAGGCGCTGCGCTGCGGTGCGCTGTCCGTGGCGCTCGCCGAGGGGGTGGCGCCGGACCTCACCGCCTCGCGCCGACTGCAGCTGGCGGCGGAAGCCTCGGGTGTGACGGCGCTGCTGGTCTCGCACGGAGCTGCTCTGGTGCGCTCAGCCGCGCTGACCCGCTGGCGGGTGGCGGCGGCCCCGTCGCCGGCGGGTGTGCATCGCCCGCGCTGGCAGGTGGAGCTGCTGCGCTGCCGGGGCGGAAAGCCCGGTTCCTGGATGCTGGAGTGGGAGAATGCGGCGCTGGGTTTCACTGTGGTTCCCGCACTGGCCGGCCGAGCACTGGCGCAGGCCGTCTGA
- a CDS encoding helix-turn-helix domain-containing protein, with protein MTDQIARNEKQLGAILRRARKQAGLTQGALGDHIHLRQGTVSRLEAGEPAVQLRTLMAALSALDLELVVRRRSKASVADIEDMF; from the coding sequence ATGACCGACCAGATCGCCCGAAACGAAAAGCAGCTCGGCGCTATCCTGCGCCGTGCCCGCAAACAGGCCGGCCTGACGCAAGGCGCGCTCGGCGACCATATCCACCTGCGTCAAGGCACCGTCTCCCGCCTTGAGGCTGGTGAGCCTGCCGTGCAACTGCGCACGCTGATGGCCGCGCTCTCCGCTCTCGACCTCGAACTCGTCGTCCGCCGCCGAAGCAAGGCAAGTGTCGCCGATATCGAGGATATGTTCTGA
- a CDS encoding Y-family DNA polymerase: MRRWVSLWFPHWPAEHWRRPSDAGSRPLALIAPEQGGLRVAAVDALAAAEGIAPGLPIADARALLPSLQVRESDPRADAGALDRLAHWCSRYTPIVARDGPDGLLLDITGCAHLFGGEAALLAGLTQRLQGFGLTVRAALADTPAAAWAWSHAGPGGVLPEGSSRTALAPLPVTGLRLPDALTGELMRMGLRRIGDLLDLPRAPLAARFGEALTRRLDLLLGREAEPIAPLHPTAPFRRHLACAEPIATRADIDRGLAHLLERLLGDLDRAGQGLRRCAFSVFTVDGGVQQIEIGTARPSRDRWHLLRLFAEKLERIDPGFGIEAMLLEAPLTEALPPAQTTLDGGQQEAEEAALAQLVDRLQQRLGRQAVVRLESVESHIPERAVTVMPVFAPPGPQGKGDWMAEQPRPVRLLPSPEPIEVTAMLPDEPPLTFRWRRVLHRVALTEGPERIAPEWWQDRAGTRLRDYYWVEDKEGRRYWLFREGAYGGDRAPRWYMHGLF, from the coding sequence ATGCGGCGCTGGGTTTCACTGTGGTTCCCGCACTGGCCGGCCGAGCACTGGCGCAGGCCGTCTGATGCTGGGTCCCGCCCGCTGGCGCTGATTGCTCCGGAGCAGGGCGGCTTGCGCGTGGCTGCCGTCGATGCACTGGCGGCGGCGGAGGGGATTGCCCCCGGCCTGCCCATCGCCGATGCCCGCGCTTTGCTGCCCAGCTTGCAGGTGCGCGAATCCGATCCGCGCGCCGATGCCGGGGCGCTGGACCGGCTCGCCCACTGGTGCAGCCGCTATACCCCCATCGTCGCCAGGGACGGACCGGACGGGCTGCTGCTCGACATCACCGGCTGCGCCCATCTGTTCGGCGGCGAGGCGGCACTGCTGGCCGGGCTGACGCAGCGGCTGCAGGGCTTCGGACTCACCGTAAGGGCGGCGCTGGCCGATACGCCGGCGGCGGCCTGGGCCTGGTCGCATGCCGGGCCGGGCGGCGTGCTGCCGGAAGGATCGTCCCGCACCGCGCTGGCGCCGCTGCCGGTCACCGGGCTGCGCCTGCCCGATGCGCTGACGGGCGAGCTGATGCGCATGGGGCTGCGCCGTATCGGCGATCTGCTGGACCTGCCGCGCGCACCGCTGGCCGCCCGGTTCGGTGAGGCGCTGACAAGGCGGCTCGACCTGCTGCTGGGGCGGGAGGCGGAACCCATCGCGCCGCTGCATCCGACGGCACCTTTCCGCAGGCACCTCGCCTGCGCCGAGCCTATCGCCACCCGTGCGGATATCGACCGGGGGCTGGCGCATCTGCTGGAGCGGCTGCTGGGCGATCTCGACCGTGCCGGCCAGGGGCTGAGGCGCTGCGCCTTCTCGGTCTTCACCGTCGATGGCGGGGTGCAGCAGATCGAGATCGGCACTGCCAGGCCGAGCCGCGACCGCTGGCATCTGCTGCGCCTGTTTGCCGAGAAGCTGGAACGGATCGATCCCGGCTTCGGCATCGAGGCCATGCTGCTGGAGGCACCGCTGACAGAGGCGCTGCCCCCGGCGCAGACCACTCTCGATGGTGGCCAGCAGGAGGCGGAGGAGGCCGCGCTGGCGCAGCTGGTGGATCGGCTGCAACAGCGGCTGGGCCGCCAGGCGGTGGTGCGGCTGGAGTCGGTCGAGAGCCATATCCCCGAACGCGCCGTCACCGTAATGCCAGTGTTCGCCCCGCCGGGCCCGCAGGGCAAGGGTGACTGGATGGCGGAGCAGCCCAGGCCGGTGCGGCTGCTGCCGAGCCCGGAGCCGATCGAGGTGACCGCCATGCTGCCCGACGAGCCGCCGCTCACCTTCCGCTGGCGCAGGGTGCTGCACCGGGTCGCGCTCACCGAGGGGCCGGAGCGCATCGCCCCGGAATGGTGGCAGGACCGGGCCGGCACCAGGCTGCGCGACTATTACTGGGTCGAGGACAAAGAGGGCCGCCGCTACTGGCTGTTCCGCGAGGGTGCCTATGGCGGGGACCGCGCCCCGCGCTGGTACATGCACGGGCTGTTCTGA
- a CDS encoding GGDEF domain-containing protein, giving the protein MSAPGTPDDFGHRSDGATPSDGVQNLKERLEATIQALVEKDMEVIEAYTLLNLMLVGGRPRPQALLGKLQSGELIAPVDLDLEPIRDYLTDRQLRKLSRVLVRYRELREDFASFVGKIVRTGKVAKGQHRRISGEVMDFLEFTEEVKTETWDLFAATDTLTGLMNRPAQARIFEEECRKARRRGSPFCLALIDADNFKAINDNHGHDAGDAVLVAIANRLDEGIRAFDHIFRHGGEEILLLLPRVTRRDADRMMERLRKCIADTPVRLPDGTEITATVSIGYSLLGDEPDITIDTALQTVDEALYQSKEAGRNRCTFRRYRR; this is encoded by the coding sequence ATGTCCGCCCCTGGTACGCCTGATGACTTTGGCCATCGCTCCGACGGTGCCACGCCGTCCGATGGTGTCCAGAACCTGAAGGAGCGGCTGGAAGCCACGATCCAGGCGCTGGTCGAGAAGGACATGGAGGTCATCGAGGCCTATACCCTGCTGAATCTCATGCTGGTCGGCGGGCGGCCAAGGCCCCAAGCGCTTCTCGGCAAGCTGCAGTCGGGCGAGCTGATCGCCCCGGTCGATCTCGATCTCGAGCCGATCCGCGACTACCTTACCGACCGTCAGCTGCGCAAGCTGTCGCGCGTGCTCGTCCGCTACCGCGAGCTGCGCGAGGATTTCGCCAGCTTCGTGGGCAAGATCGTGCGCACCGGCAAGGTCGCCAAGGGCCAGCACCGGCGGATTTCCGGCGAGGTGATGGATTTCCTCGAATTCACCGAGGAGGTGAAGACCGAAACCTGGGATCTGTTCGCCGCCACCGACACGCTGACCGGGCTGATGAACCGTCCGGCGCAGGCCCGCATCTTCGAGGAGGAATGCCGCAAGGCACGACGCCGCGGCAGCCCGTTCTGCCTGGCGCTGATCGATGCCGACAATTTCAAGGCCATCAATGACAATCATGGCCATGACGCCGGCGACGCGGTGCTGGTGGCCATCGCCAACCGGCTGGATGAGGGCATCCGGGCCTTCGACCACATCTTTCGCCATGGCGGCGAGGAAATCCTACTGCTGCTGCCGCGCGTGACCCGGCGCGATGCGGACCGGATGATGGAGCGCCTGCGCAAATGCATCGCCGATACGCCGGTGCGGCTGCCCGACGGGACGGAGATCACCGCCACCGTCTCCATCGGCTACAGCCTGCTCGGAGATGAACCGGATATCACCATCGACACCGCCCTGCAGACGGTCGATGAGGCGCTCTATCAGTCGAAGGAGGCTGGGCGGAACCGCTGCACCTTCCGGCGGTACCGGCGATAA
- a CDS encoding AAA family ATPase: MADPTLFHSLTLEGFRAYLQPKTFDLSKKPCLAIFAPNGLGKSSVIDALEFLFSEHGTLERLGQRTLNNQAGPPALVHNGAQAAGIAPMVKFTTITGKTTVEGSRTATGNLRPIHAAATAMKAGFVVSPIIRGYTLRTFVETHSPENRYSDVASWLQLSPLVEVQKNLRLLRRDVKAAAESTTEQVRLAGLLRTETAQAVQAWDDATVLGFVNVSVIAPLDPELTLAALSAEDEGYIEVGNRVEAEEKRLGLAGLKQIRNSLIALWQKIVPEDGGDAKYSGAIESFDKALSALADAKAIEVVERDKAAGTVFRSVWKEAEKLFADDATAPDACPVCATAIGDTAAGSVPAIRDLLMTHLEDLQSYNDAKTALDNAETAASQAHNRLVARLPAMIEHLSDDDGDGFKTALIAYQAGVGGWPTVDAPDSAAIVAELETRLSDLDHEIADIEAKQGEHTWVKVKASIDRLLNLQKDVALATRTTEQLTTLHEALVAQATLVSGKIREKVQSLLDTLQVPMNDIYKEIQGANAKPIRLELPGEDDTNQQRMQLVIDFADNRQNVAPGGYLSDSQIHSVALALRLAAIKKFNSAAPVIALDDVVTSYDADHRRAIGALLAKMFTDCQIILATHDERFFNHLKDQLAAKDWQFTRIIGLDPAFGPRFADHKVTDEMIADRWAKGESAANEMRQAEEEWLLGIARGFGVNVRIRQLEKAYSYERAELASAIGGFLGDLKLTPADVPGVNNRFITSLIKGDIENFGSHFQDAPYGDGSIGDEQTRWDEFKAFRQQFECVCGRTKYQRPFGLNKPVCAHDKCETQFAFKPPVAGATAAETAVT; encoded by the coding sequence ATGGCTGATCCGACGCTGTTTCACTCGCTGACGCTCGAAGGCTTCCGCGCCTATCTTCAGCCCAAGACCTTCGACCTCAGTAAGAAGCCGTGCCTCGCGATCTTCGCGCCCAACGGCCTCGGCAAATCGAGCGTCATCGACGCACTCGAGTTTCTGTTCTCCGAACATGGCACGCTCGAACGCCTCGGGCAGCGCACTTTGAACAACCAGGCCGGACCGCCCGCCCTCGTGCACAATGGCGCGCAGGCGGCGGGCATCGCGCCGATGGTCAAGTTCACCACGATCACCGGCAAGACGACGGTCGAGGGCAGCCGCACCGCCACCGGCAATCTTCGCCCGATCCATGCGGCCGCGACCGCGATGAAAGCCGGGTTCGTCGTCTCGCCGATCATCCGCGGCTATACGCTGCGCACCTTCGTTGAAACGCATAGTCCCGAGAACCGCTACAGCGACGTGGCGAGCTGGCTGCAGCTTTCACCGCTGGTGGAAGTGCAGAAAAACCTCCGTCTTCTGCGCCGCGATGTGAAGGCTGCTGCCGAGAGTACCACCGAACAGGTTCGCCTTGCCGGTCTGTTGCGGACGGAGACCGCACAGGCTGTTCAGGCGTGGGACGACGCGACCGTGCTCGGTTTCGTCAACGTGAGCGTCATCGCTCCGCTCGATCCCGAGTTAACGCTCGCAGCGCTCTCCGCCGAGGACGAGGGTTATATCGAGGTCGGCAATCGTGTTGAGGCGGAGGAAAAGCGGCTCGGTCTCGCCGGCCTCAAACAGATTCGTAATTCGCTCATCGCGCTGTGGCAAAAGATCGTCCCCGAGGACGGCGGCGACGCCAAATATTCGGGAGCCATCGAATCGTTCGATAAGGCGCTATCTGCGCTGGCCGACGCGAAGGCCATTGAGGTCGTTGAGCGCGACAAGGCGGCGGGCACGGTCTTCCGGTCAGTGTGGAAGGAAGCCGAGAAGCTGTTTGCCGACGACGCGACCGCGCCCGACGCATGCCCGGTATGCGCCACGGCGATCGGTGACACTGCCGCCGGAAGCGTGCCCGCCATCCGCGATCTCCTGATGACCCATCTCGAGGACCTGCAAAGCTACAACGACGCGAAGACCGCGCTGGACAATGCCGAGACCGCCGCCAGCCAGGCGCACAATCGGCTCGTGGCGCGTCTTCCCGCGATGATCGAGCATTTGTCCGATGACGATGGCGACGGATTCAAGACCGCGCTCATCGCCTACCAAGCCGGCGTTGGCGGATGGCCGACCGTTGACGCGCCCGATTCCGCCGCCATCGTCGCCGAGTTGGAGACGCGCCTCTCCGACCTTGATCATGAGATCGCCGACATCGAGGCGAAACAGGGCGAGCATACTTGGGTCAAGGTCAAGGCCAGCATCGACCGGCTGCTTAATCTCCAAAAGGATGTGGCGTTGGCAACCCGCACTACCGAGCAGTTGACCACGCTGCACGAAGCGCTCGTCGCGCAGGCCACGCTCGTCTCGGGCAAAATCCGGGAGAAGGTCCAGTCGCTCCTCGACACGCTTCAGGTGCCGATGAACGACATTTACAAGGAGATCCAAGGCGCCAACGCCAAGCCGATCCGACTTGAACTGCCTGGTGAGGACGACACCAACCAGCAGCGCATGCAGCTAGTGATCGATTTTGCGGACAATCGTCAAAACGTCGCGCCGGGCGGCTATCTCAGCGACTCCCAGATCCATTCGGTCGCGCTCGCGCTGCGCCTCGCGGCGATCAAGAAGTTCAATAGTGCCGCACCGGTGATTGCGCTGGACGATGTCGTCACATCCTATGACGCCGATCATCGCCGCGCGATCGGTGCGCTGCTCGCGAAGATGTTCACGGACTGCCAGATCATCCTCGCCACCCATGACGAACGTTTCTTCAATCATCTGAAGGACCAGCTCGCAGCGAAGGACTGGCAGTTCACCCGCATCATCGGACTTGATCCGGCGTTTGGGCCCCGCTTCGCCGACCACAAGGTCACCGATGAGATGATCGCCGATCGCTGGGCCAAGGGAGAATCCGCCGCCAACGAGATGCGTCAAGCGGAGGAGGAATGGCTGCTGGGCATCGCCCGCGGGTTCGGCGTCAATGTCCGCATCCGACAGCTCGAAAAGGCCTATTCTTACGAGCGTGCCGAGCTGGCCTCGGCGATCGGCGGCTTCCTTGGCGACCTCAAGCTGACTCCCGCTGATGTGCCGGGCGTGAACAACCGCTTCATCACCAGCCTTATCAAAGGCGATATTGAGAATTTCGGAAGCCACTTTCAGGACGCCCCCTATGGCGACGGCTCGATTGGGGACGAGCAGACGCGGTGGGACGAGTTCAAGGCGTTCCGCCAGCAGTTCGAATGCGTGTGCGGTCGCACCAAGTATCAGCGGCCGTTCGGCCTTAACAAGCCGGTGTGTGCGCATGATAAATGCGAGACCCAGTTCGCGTTTAAGCCGCCTGTGGCGGGAGCAACTGCAGCCGAAACGGCGGTCACATGA
- a CDS encoding nSTAND3 domain-containing NTPase, producing the protein MTIVAGQTEPAVTNVRCAHGPWGDLALHTIGWRAFQDLCSQVCEVVLGRPVEIFREAQDGGQDAVFLIPSPSNEQFIGTVQCKHTSDAGKALKVGDLSTEIGNVEELVKAGQADTYVFMTNMSMDAPVAAAMRAKLRELGVRKPHILGRQYIVRVIRSSTRLRALVPQVYGLGDLTSIVDERLSEQSRALLDGWIPKLRTYVPTRAHRDAVNAISEHGVVLLLGNPASGKSAIGAIVSTIASENPDNTVLALTSPRDFEAGWNPNDPGRFFWIDDAFGSNVLRDDYVQDWTSAFSKLRAAIKHGNRFLLTSRKHIYEAARRRLGQRNLAQFADGSAVVDVGDLTFEEKAQILYNHINFGEQSQSWRSSVKPHLEAVAAVDDFLPGIAERLGDPNFTKGLAPRESSLVRFMEEPTEHLVDTVSALDEQLQAALYLVYVHQAGFDPNDHDAGAAEAVAELTGFSLARIQDCFAELKGSFLKRSGARWTFAHPTISDALTEILRQKPHMMAALIRGAPIDTILGSFTCEGSPLIRDALVIPSTLDDALVARLSRTPDETHRNWMLFHFLSYRASDAVFVKVIRQFPDLLPRFCWQTDPVINDPRFQAYARAHQFGLLPDGLRREAARSLESIALSDLDTSFFADEAMLALIPPISLIGLGLALRTILLPALEEKIGEIAADADLDEEPDSHFKKLLGALECVEEMGVGLDDDAVSLIDDARDQVKRAIEMLEERKRERDEETDDDTDWTHIVTQKMAEPSSTDAAAVKRSIFDDVDK; encoded by the coding sequence GTGACAATCGTGGCCGGCCAAACCGAACCTGCGGTGACGAATGTGCGTTGCGCGCATGGCCCGTGGGGCGACCTTGCACTTCATACGATCGGTTGGCGCGCCTTCCAGGATCTCTGCTCTCAAGTTTGCGAAGTGGTTCTGGGCCGCCCGGTGGAAATATTTCGCGAGGCGCAGGACGGCGGTCAGGACGCGGTATTTCTCATCCCTTCGCCAAGCAATGAGCAATTCATCGGCACGGTCCAGTGCAAGCATACCTCGGATGCCGGAAAGGCGCTCAAGGTCGGCGACCTCTCCACTGAGATCGGTAACGTCGAGGAACTCGTTAAAGCTGGCCAGGCGGACACCTACGTCTTCATGACCAACATGAGTATGGATGCGCCAGTTGCGGCCGCCATGCGGGCCAAGCTGCGCGAACTCGGCGTGCGAAAGCCCCACATCCTGGGCCGCCAATACATCGTCCGGGTCATTAGGAGCAGCACACGACTGCGCGCGCTCGTCCCGCAGGTCTATGGCCTGGGAGACTTGACCTCGATCGTCGACGAACGGCTGAGCGAACAGAGCCGGGCGCTGCTCGACGGCTGGATTCCGAAGCTTCGCACCTATGTTCCGACGCGGGCGCATCGCGACGCGGTCAACGCCATCTCGGAACATGGCGTGGTGCTTCTGCTCGGCAATCCGGCAAGCGGCAAGTCGGCGATCGGCGCAATCGTTTCGACGATCGCTTCGGAGAATCCGGACAATACCGTCCTTGCCCTGACCAGCCCGCGCGATTTCGAGGCAGGCTGGAATCCCAACGATCCCGGTCGCTTCTTCTGGATTGACGACGCCTTCGGTTCGAACGTGCTGCGCGACGATTACGTGCAGGACTGGACGTCGGCTTTCTCGAAGCTGCGCGCGGCGATCAAGCACGGCAACCGCTTCCTGCTGACTTCGCGCAAGCATATCTATGAGGCAGCTCGGCGCCGGCTGGGGCAGCGCAATCTTGCGCAATTCGCCGATGGCAGCGCCGTTGTCGACGTCGGTGATCTGACCTTTGAAGAGAAGGCGCAGATCCTCTATAATCACATCAATTTCGGCGAGCAGAGCCAGAGCTGGCGTTCAAGCGTCAAGCCGCACCTCGAAGCGGTCGCCGCCGTTGACGATTTCCTCCCTGGAATAGCCGAAAGGCTTGGCGATCCGAACTTCACTAAGGGACTGGCGCCTCGCGAGAGTTCGCTCGTGCGCTTCATGGAGGAACCGACCGAGCACCTTGTCGACACGGTCAGCGCTCTGGACGAGCAGCTCCAGGCCGCGCTCTATCTCGTCTACGTCCATCAGGCCGGCTTCGATCCGAACGATCATGATGCCGGCGCCGCCGAAGCAGTGGCGGAATTGACCGGTTTCAGTTTGGCTAGAATCCAGGATTGCTTTGCCGAGTTGAAGGGCTCGTTCCTAAAACGGTCCGGCGCCAGATGGACCTTCGCGCATCCGACAATCTCCGACGCCTTGACGGAGATTCTGCGGCAAAAGCCGCACATGATGGCTGCGCTCATCCGCGGCGCACCAATCGACACGATCCTCGGCAGCTTCACCTGCGAGGGTTCGCCGCTCATTCGCGACGCCCTCGTGATTCCGTCCACGCTCGACGACGCGCTGGTCGCCCGGCTCAGCCGCACGCCCGATGAGACGCATCGCAACTGGATGCTCTTTCACTTCCTGTCCTACCGGGCCAGTGATGCGGTCTTCGTCAAGGTGATCAGGCAGTTTCCTGACCTGCTTCCACGGTTCTGTTGGCAGACGGATCCTGTTATCAACGATCCCCGTTTTCAAGCCTACGCCCGCGCCCATCAATTCGGCCTGCTGCCGGATGGCTTGCGGCGCGAGGCAGCTCGCAGCCTCGAATCAATCGCGCTCTCCGACCTCGATACGTCGTTCTTCGCCGATGAGGCGATGCTCGCGCTCATACCGCCGATTTCCCTCATCGGCCTCGGCTTGGCGCTGCGAACAATCCTGTTGCCAGCCCTTGAGGAGAAAATCGGCGAGATCGCTGCGGACGCCGACCTAGACGAGGAGCCCGACAGCCACTTCAAGAAATTGCTCGGTGCTCTCGAATGTGTCGAAGAGATGGGCGTCGGTCTGGATGACGACGCGGTCAGCTTGATCGACGACGCGCGAGATCAGGTAAAGCGCGCAATCGAAATGCTTGAAGAGCGCAAGCGGGAGCGGGATGAGGAAACCGACGACGATACGGACTGGACCCACATCGTGACGCAGAAGATGGCGGAGCCGTCCTCGACCGATGCTGCTGCCGTAAAGCGCTCGATCTTCGACGACGTAGATAAGTGA